Genomic window (Vigna radiata var. radiata cultivar VC1973A chromosome 1, Vradiata_ver6, whole genome shotgun sequence):
aaatatataaagatttgacattatttttaacccaagattttattaaaatgagtttattggtattcttctttatttattattcaatttgttcatttttatttatggtGGGACTTTGATTCacaatttcaacaatttttctttatttgtataaCTAGGAGTCACAATCggaaaatactaataaaaaccaaacatagtgtaaagaatatttatagtatttatttcaagtaaaaatataattaataaataagaaaaattttatgtaataattatataagtatataactaaccatttgtgtaatttttaattataacataagcttttaaaattttcttcaaaaaaagaaatagacgtatttcaaattgaaatctattatatatatatatatatatatatatatatatatatatatatatatatatatataattatctttttataacaGTTAACATATTTATATGAAATGTGTAAAATCCTATAAGATGAAGCCATGATATTATTTTGAGTAATTTAATGATGGAGtaagttatattaaataatttttaaatagtgAATAGTTTATGAAATTCATTAGAAAACCTTATTTGCTTATTCCAGAGAGCTGATTAATACAAAACAACGATTTAAATTAGgtaaaacaaatacaaattaatgttatatccaattaggtattttttttctagttttattttaatgacttACAAATGACACGATGAAATTAAAGGtgttaaatgaattaaaattaaataaatccactatgtattaaataattaataaattattcttctCATTCttagaaaacattaaaacatcaagcgacaaaaaaaaagaggttCTTAATTAATAACAACGAGATATATTAGTTAATAAATACGAGACAGGACACACACGAGAAGgtgtttttcttattattattttacatatattaaaataaatttaatctccgtaaaatttaaaattttgtattttaaaaaaataatctattttaatttgaaaatgcattttttaattCTGACTCACGTCAgttagatttataaaaaaaaaaaaagtattttgattaattaaaaaataaaagtatagaaTATTTAACTGAGattgtaaaagtaaaattgGCAAATAATCTCGCGtatcttttgtttcttcccAGAGCCCGAGAAGAAAAGCTGGAGAAGGAAAAACACGTGCAAACATCACTGAATCTGACAACCCACACGAGCGGTTCTTGTATTGCATGCACACACACTTActcatattttgtttaatgtttttttttttccttaaaaagcGAGAGAGAAACTGAAAACAGTGGACCCACTAATCTCGTTTTTTCAcataagagagaagaaaaaaaagctgAACTTTcatcaatagaaaaaaaataaaaaaatatataatttatggatgaggatattttgataatattttttaataattttttttataaagaaatttgtgttattattttattgatttatttaaatttaagtttaaaaaacatttaaaacagatcaattATAAACTGACATGTatatgttgttaaaaaagtattggtaaaattttttttcctaatttataATTTGCTTGAACTCTTCTTTAAAACCTTGTCCTTTTATTCTGGTTCCTGTGTCTTCATTCTGAACACCATTTGTCTCTTCTTTCACTCTCTCTTCTGTGACTCATCAATGGCTGCCTCAGGAGAGGGAATTCACAGTGGCCATGAATGAATATCTTCTTTCATagcttttttttcttatctagCATTTTTGCTTTTCTGCATATTCAGTTTCAATGAGTAACTCACTACACTTGAGGAATGGTGGTAGTGGATTCAGTGCTGAAATGAATGTTTTTCCTTTAGCTTCTGTTCCTGTTCTTGCTCTTCAGTGTTCAAAAACTTTAAGGTTCATGGGTCATGTTGGAGGAACAGAAATTGAATGTTCTGACATGCCCTTTAAGAATTTGAACTCCTCACTGATCCAAAACcaggagaaagaagaagaatctTTTGGGATTCAGAAAAAGGACTTGTCTTTGAGACCTGGTGAAGAACTTGAAGCTAAGGGTTCTTCATTGGCAGAGAAACTTAGACAGACCAAGCTTTGTGCAAGAGGACATTGGAGGCCAGTTGAAGATGCCAAACTTAAAGACCTTGTTGCACAATTGGGACCTCAAAATTGGAACTCCATAGCAGAACATCTTCCAGGAAGATCAGGTAAATGACAGTTTTGCTTTTTAGTGAAGTGCTATGTTTTGTGATAACAGATTTTTTGTGCTGAATCAGGAAAAAGTTGCAGATTGAGGTGGTTTAATCAGTTAGATCCTAGAATTAACAGAAAGGCTTtcagtgaggaagaagaagagagactCTTGAATGCTCACAAAGTGTATGGTAACAAATGGGCCATGATTTCTAGACTCTTCCCTGGTAGGACTGATAATGCAGTGAAGAATCATTGGCATGTGATCATGGCTAGGAGGCAAAGGGAAAAGTCATCTGTCTTCAGAAGGAGAAAACCCACATTTCAGATCCTTCCACCAAAGGATTTTGATTTGATCTTGCCACTGAATGGAGGCAGTGAATCAACCATTTCAAGCACCATCATTGATGAATCTCCCTCAACAGGAACTAACCTCTCTTTCACTCCCTCTTTAGCCAAACCAACTCCTCTGTCTTTCCTAAACCATTGTCATGTTCAGAATCTCCAAACTTTTGGTGGTTCTCTAATGGGTATGATTTGATCTTCCATGGaagattttaacttttaatatgaattgaatgattttCTTATTGTTGTTTAGTATAACATGTTTAATTTATGTGGGTGCAGGTTTATCTGGAGAAAGCAGAAAAGCACTGAGAGAAGTGAGTTTTGGGATGTATTTTGGTGGTTGGAGGGATTCATTTGAGGTTGGACAGATGGGTGTGGATCAATCTAATTATTCAGAGTCAAACTCATCAGAAGTTTCAGTATCTGAGTCAATTGCCACCAACAACACTACCAATCTCTCAATTTCTGGGGAAAATGAAAACATGGGTAATAACAAGGCCAACAAAATCATATTCATTGACTTTCTTGGAGTAGGAGCTGCATAAACAAAATATTCTGatggaatgaagaaaaaatgCAGAGAATGCAGAGAAATGAATATGTTGTTTAggttttttcttcattttatgtGTACATTTTGTTCAATAAATGGCTAAAATGAGCacagaaaaaaataagagaaaaattaagaaataatagaGATACTTTTGAGTTATGAGTGTAGGGCTTATGCCTCTTATTATTctgaatataaaaagtataactATTATGGAACACTTGAATTTGGACTCATTAGTGGACATTAAcaagattatattttttgatGAACTTTGTCATTTTGCAATTTCGACAAAGACTAAGTGGTTTTGAATGATTTGTATGTTTGTGAGCAATATAATGTCactgatttagttttttttcctttgctaTCTGATGTTTGATTATGTTTAGTTGCACTTACAATCAATGTTAATGTTGCTTCTTCTATGCTTTGGATCAATTAACagatatgattaattaaattaatttcactttattataatttataatgaaaattatgtaacttctataactaaagataaaatcaaatttttaattataaatagttttattataattaaaatattcaattatgtaatatttttgcatttcttaaatttgtttgataaaatgttcATGATTGTAAATATCAACAAAAAGCCCAAACATCTAACAGAACTACCTAAACCAAACCATGTTGTGGGGATATGGATGTGCCCATAATAATATCTTCAATCTTGATTCAGATATTAACTTTTAGAttatacttaaatattatatgaatatgTATGATTTAAGTGAAATTTACTTCATactttaattcattaaattataataattttttttaagtctcAGTtgagtataatttatttatttttatttaaatacacGTTATATTAGAAAAACCATATTAGAAGTTATTGTCGTGTATGTCAATATTTGCGCTTACAAACATtggaaattatttaatttatttttcttataatgaaatttatattttataaaatttataatattgatcTTTAtgtatcttttaataattttttagttatcagtatttctttttttttttttaattttttcaaacatttttattttctttcattttttattacttatatttttgtttttttagttttaaaaaatacaaaaaccattatcaaaaaatataagataatattacttttttcatTACTTAAGAGATCACacatataaaatgataaaaaaaataataattaaatttaaaactaaaccATACAACATCtcattaaataactaaataaaacatattaagaattataatatatcataGCATATATACagaaaacatacaaaatattgttataattaactAGAATAATAactatactaatattttatatagacAAGATCgtataaaattaaacaagtaTTTCTATTAATAAGAGCAATTAAACAAGATcgtataaaattttagttaaggTAATGCTTAATCACTAAGGTTGAATTTGATTTAGGTGGGgatggaaaggaaaaaaagaaaaagaaaaaggaaaagtaggATTATTTGGATTAATGGAAAATAAGTAAAAAGTGAGTGAAAGCTTATAATTGaatggtaaaaaattaacattaatatggaaaaaaaaaatactttgaatgTTTTGATAAGTACTTAAAAAAACCTAAACCTTGAAAACATGAAGCATGGTCTGATAGACATTGAAAAGATCATAAGTGCATTTGCATTGTTTGACACATAATAAAATACTGTTATAAGTTTCACCTTAGTTTGATAAGTTATAGAGATGAATCAAATAGTAAGgacaaaataaaacttcaagTTAATAATCACAAAGAGTATTCAAAAGCTTAAATATAAAGATGTCAAGTGTAACATccctattttttaaataacaatattacttattttatttttactttacaaaTAAGTTAGAAAGTATTGCGCCTTTACTGTGtgattaaattcatataaaaaatatttttaagtattatttagATAAAGTATGAATAAGGAAATAACAAATCAAGTAGATTATaggaaatattaaaataaaatatcaattaaaaaaatattaattaatttaaacaaattaattaataaatatatattaaattgactACATGTAGTTCTTCTTGACAAATTCCAAAATAGTTCTGGTTATTAAAATTACTACAAGCATTCTTCCATTCTACTTCAAACTCAATATTACTCCTTGCTatccatttttctttccttgAGATAAACTATTCTTTTACTTACTAAACCACTAATGCTATTTTTTAGTACAAAATGTCTCTCTTAGAAGATTGTTTAAAAGGTTACAAGAAAGTTAAATAGGATATATAAActatcaattaataaaatttatcaatgaattttcGTAGTATTTAACATCAATAAGATTGAAGTTCAATAACATGAGAGATTGACACTATTCTTTATAAAAAGCTTTAAGACAATAAATTAATGGATCTTCATCTTTATATGTTACTcgactttttcatttttatttaatgtgagaTTTGGATTCGTACTTGAattttcaagataaaataaattaaataaagtttctTAACTCTTCCAAATGATAAATTAAACCATCTAatgaacaagaaaagaaaaacaacacaaaatattcatattaagTCACCCC
Coding sequences:
- the LOC106757810 gene encoding transcription factor MYB52-like, with the protein product MSNSLHLRNGGSGFSAEMNVFPLASVPVLALQCSKTLRFMGHVGGTEIECSDMPFKNLNSSLIQNQEKEEESFGIQKKDLSLRPGEELEAKGSSLAEKLRQTKLCARGHWRPVEDAKLKDLVAQLGPQNWNSIAEHLPGRSGKSCRLRWFNQLDPRINRKAFSEEEEERLLNAHKVYGNKWAMISRLFPGRTDNAVKNHWHVIMARRQREKSSVFRRRKPTFQILPPKDFDLILPLNGGSESTISSTIIDESPSTGTNLSFTPSLAKPTPLSFLNHCHVQNLQTFGGSLMGLSGESRKALREVSFGMYFGGWRDSFEVGQMGVDQSNYSESNSSEVSVSESIATNNTTNLSISGENENMGNNKANKIIFIDFLGVGAA